The proteins below come from a single Antennarius striatus isolate MH-2024 chromosome 18, ASM4005453v1, whole genome shotgun sequence genomic window:
- the ubxn7 gene encoding UBX domain-containing protein 7, whose translation MRQVYVVVCGGKMAALGDTSALGVNGLIQQFTAITGATESVGKHMLEACNNNLEMAVTMFLDGGGIAEEPSTSSSSAASSSRALPTDEVRAPIPQKQDILVEPEPLFGVPKRRRPARSIFDGFRDFQTETIRQEQELRNGGTVDKKLSTLADLFRPPIELMHKGSFETAKDCGQLENKWLMINIQNVQDFACQCLNRDVWSNDAVKTIIREHFIFWQVYHDSEEGQRYIQFYKLNKFPYISILDPRTGQKMVEWNQLDVASFLEQASGFLAEHGQLDGPSSHAPPAKRARSESLIDASEDSQLEAAIRASLQETHYESSNAPEAPDSPRSDDESDAEPFSDSEGPISVDGSDSEIPVVHESSTSKHSPLPSITMAQQRLHPDSSTSSHRKSPHKENNHSHKKEESKRNHVEPSAAGSHHPQHVADSGGDHRTPVAESAGPSKTSTPQPCKADCPDDNGPKARLMLRYPDGQREQISLSSKSKLLALVRHVQSKGYPNERFELVTNFPRRKLAHLDYDITLQEAGLCPQETVFVQERN comes from the exons ATGCGCCaagtttatgttgttgtttgtggcGGTAAGATGGCGGCGCTCGGAGACACCTCAGCTCTGGGGGTGAATGGGTTAATACAACAATTCACAGCAATAACAG GAGCCACAGAGAGTGTCGGAAAGCATATGTTGGAAGCATGCAACAACAACTTAGAGATGGCAGTGACCATGTTTCTGGATGGAGGGGGGATTGCAGAGGAGCCCAGCACCAGCTCCAGTTCAGCAGCTTCAAGCAGTCGGGCTCTCCCCACAGA TGAGGTACGAGCACCCATTCCCCAGAAACAGGACATATTGGTGGAGCCAGAGCCATTGTTTGGAG TGCCAAAGCGAAGAAGACCCGCTCGATCAATATTTGATGGTTTCCGAGATTTTCAAACAGAAACAA TTCGCCAGGAACAAGAGCTGCGTAACGGTGGTACAGTGGATAAGAAACTGAGCACCCTGGCAGACCTTTTCCGTCCTCCCATCGAGCTTATGCACAAAGGCAGCTTTGAGACG GCAAAAGATTGTGGACAGCTGGAGAACAAATGGCTGATGATCAACATTCAGAATGTTCAGGATTTTGCCTGCCAGTGTCTAAACAGGGATGTGTGGAGTAACGATGCAGTGAAGACCATCATTAGAGAACACTTCATATTCTGGCAG GTATATCATGATAGTGAAGAGGGACAAAGATACATACAGTTCTATAAACTGAACAAGTTCCCTTATATTTCTATCCTTGATCCCCGCACAG gTCAAAAGATGGTGGAGTGGAACCAGTTGGATGTGGCATCCTTCCTGGAGCAGGCAAGCGGATTCCTTGCAGAGCATGGCCAACTCGATGGGCCATCCAGTCATGCACCGCCAGCCAAACGAGctcgttct gaGAGTCTGATTGATGCCAGCGAAGACAGTCAGCTGGAGGCAGCGATCCGAGCCTCCCTTCAGGAGACCCACTATGAGTCCTCAAATGCCCCCGAAGCCCCTGATTCCCCAAGGTCAGACGATGAGTCTGATGCAGAGCCTTTCTCCGATAGCGAGGGTCCAATCTCTGTTGATGGTTCAGACAGCGAAATACCAGTGGTTCATGAAAGTTCCACCAGCAAGCACTCACCTCTCCCTTCGATCACTATGGCCCAGCAGCGTCTACATCCTGACAGTTCGACTTCCTCCCACAGAAAGTCgccacacaaagaaaataacCACAGTCACAAAAAAGAGGAGAGCAAAAGGAACCACGTTGAGCCCTCGGCAGCTGGTTCTCATCATCCTCAGCATGTAGCAGATTCTGGAGGAGACCATCGTACCCCAGTGGCTGAAAGTGCTGGACCTTCCAAGACCAGCACTCCCCAGCCCTGCAAGGCAGACTGTCCTGATGACAATG GTCCCAAAGCCAGATTGATGCTCCGTTACCCAGATGGACAGAGAGAACAAATTTCCTTGTCTTCTAAATCAAAGCTTTTG GCCCTGGTTAGACACGTCCAGTCAAAAGGTTACCCAAATGAACGCTTCGAACTCGTCACCAACTTTCCCCGAAGGAAGCTTGCCCACTTGGATTATGACATCACACTTCAAGAGGCAGGACTTTGTCCACAGGAGACTGTATTTGTGCAGGAGAGGAACTAA
- the ppp1r7 gene encoding protein phosphatase 1 regulatory subunit 7, translated as MASRSVGELQEMEVDRRGESEESGDDDTRRRSINGDVDPNQPTNTSKEESPVDMDTITLDPDEEDVDLVHCRIGKIEGLEVLQKAKTLSLRQNLIKKIENLDSLSSLQELDLYDNQIRKLENLHHLKELDQLDVSFNILRKVEGLEQLTQLKKLFLLHNKISSISNLEHLTSLEMLELGSNRIRVIENLDTLSSLQSLFLGTNKITKLQNLEGLHSLTVLSIQSNRITKIEGLQNLVNLKELYLSHNGIEVIEGLENNKKLTTLDIAANRIKKIENISHLTDLQEFWMNDNQIDNWSDLDELKNAKSLETVYLERNPLQKDPQYRRKIMLSLPSVRQIDATFIRF; from the exons ATGGCTTCCAGGTCTGTTGGAGAGCTTCAAGAAATGGAAG TGGACCGAAGGGGCGAGTCAGAGGAGTCTGGTGATGATGAcaccaggaggaggagtatCAATGGCGACGTGGATCCCAATCAGCCCACTAACACAA GTAAAGAAGAGTCTCCTGTTGACATGGACACCATTACTTTGGACCCAGATGAAGAG GATGTTGATCTTGTTCATTGCCGTATTGGGAAGATTGAAGGATTGGAGGTGCTACAGAAGGCAAAA ACACTCTCCTTGCGACAGAATCTCATTAAAAAGATAGAAAACCTCGACAGTTTGAGCTCATTGCAGGAACTAGACCTCTATGACAATCAGATCCGCAAGCTGGAAAACCTGCACCACCTCAAAGAGTTGGA CCAACTTGATGTTTCCTTCAACATTCTGAGGAAGGTGGAGGGTTTGGAACAGTTGACTCAGTTGAAGAAACTTTTTCTCCTTCACAACAAAATTAGCAGTATTTCCAACCTGGAACACTTAACGAGTCTGGAGATGCTGGAGCTGGGCTCCAATCGCATCCGG GTGATAGAAAACCTGGACACACTTTCATCTTTGCAAAGTTTGTTTCTTGGCACCAATAAAATAACTAAGCTTCAAAATCTGGAGGGTTTACACAGCCTGACTGTGCTGAGCATTCAG AGTAACCGGATTACTAAAATTGAGGGTCTGCAGAACCTTGTCAACCTAAAAGAGCTCTACCTGAGCCACAATGGCATTGAGGTCATTGAGGGCTTAGAAAACAAC aaaaagcttacaacCCTGGACATCGCAGCTAATCGgataaagaaaatagaaaacatcAGCCATCTAACAGATCTGCAGGAGTTCTGG ATGAACGATAACCAGATAGACAACTGGTCAGATCTGGACGAGTTGAAGAATGCCAAGTCTCTAGAGACTGTGTATCTTGAAAGAAACCCCCTACAAAAGGACCCTCAATATCGGCGAAAGATCATGTTGTCGCTGCCCAGTGTACGCCAGATTGATGCCACTTTCATCCGCTTCTAA